GACGCGAGCCGAGCAGTCGATGGACTCCCTCGAAGACCGAGCCCGGTCACTCGGGGCGTCCATGCAGGACGTCGGCGCGCAGATGTCGATGTTCGTCTCCCTCCCACTCCTCGCCGCCGGCGCGGCCTCAGTCAAGGTCGCGTCCGATATCCAGGAGCTCCAGAACCGGATGGAGGTCACGTTCGGCGAGTCGACACAGCAGATCGTCTCGTGGTCGAAGACGTTCGCGCGAGAAACCGGCCGGAGTCGCTATCAGATGCAGAAACTCGCGACGACGCTCGGCACGACGTTCTCCTCAATGGGGTTCGCGGAAGACCGCGTCATCTCGATGAGCCAGAAGCTCTCCCAGCTCGCCGTCGACCTTTCCTCGTTCTACAACGTCTCGACAAGCGACGCGCTCAACCGTCTCCGGAGCGGCCTCGTCGGCAACCACGAAGCCCTCGACAAATTCGGGATCGCCATCACGGAGGCCCGCCTCAAGCAGGAGGCCTACCGGGCGGGGATCGCGGCGACCGGCGCGGAACTCACCGAGCAGGAGAAGATTCTCGCGCGGATGAGCCTCATCCAGCGGAGCGCGTCCGACGCGCAGGGCGATGCGGCGCGGACGTCCGAGGAGTTCGCGAACCAACTCCGATCCCTCAAAGCGCAGGCGCGGGAGACCGCCGCAATCTACGGGGAGATGCTAATACCGACCGCGAAGACACTCGTCACGACCACCCGCGGGCTCACCGAGTGGTTCGGGAGTCTCTCCACGAGGCAGCGGCAGGTCGTCATCGGGCTGTCCGCGGTCGCCGCGGCGATGGGGCCGCTTATCTTCCTCTTAGGGACATCCTTATCGCTCTTTGCAGGGGCCTCTGCGGGGGCCAGCGCGCTCGCGAGTGCGATGGGCTATTTAGCCGCCATCAACACGGGCGCGGTCGTCCCGTCCTTCCTCGCCGTCGACGTCGCCGCCGCCCCCGTCCTCCCGATCCTCCTCGCCCTCGCCGGCGGCGCGGCCGTTCTCGGCGGTGCGTGGGCGACGAACTTCCTCGGCATCCGCGATAAGACCGAGGCCGCCTTCGGTTTCATCGAGAAGAACTGGAGCACCATCCGCGCGATTATCCTCGCGCTCATGGGGCCGATTGGCTGGCTCTACACTGCGTGGGATAAGAACCTCCTCGGCATCCAGAACCGTGTCGCCCAGACCCAGCAGTGGGTGACGAACAACTTCGGTCTCATCAAGGACGCCGCGATGTTCCTGATTGGACCGGTCGGCTGGCTCTATCTTGCGTGGAAGAACAACCTTGGCGGGATTCGTGACATCACTAACTCCGTCGCGTCCGCTGTTGTTGGTGGCATCCAGTGGATGCTCCAGCAGATCGAGAAGGTCCCGGGAACGGTGAAGTCCGCGATCAACTCCATCCCGGGCGTCACCGTTAACGACCTCTTCCCGCCGAAGCCCGGTGAGGCCGAGGCGCGCGGGCAGGCCGCGGGCGAGCAGACCGTCGCGGCGTACAAGGACTCGATCTCGAAGTCGTCGGCGTCGCCGTTCCCGTCGGCGAGCGCGTCGAAGCAGGCCGGACTTACTGCCGGGAAGGCGTTCAGCGAGGGCGTCCAGACCGGCGCGTCCGGCGGTGCGATCAAGACGAGCGGGCTGACGCCGGCGATGCGGGAGTTTATGAAGAGTCACGGTGACGAGTACGGGTTTAAGACGTCGAATCTGGAGGATACCCCGATGACGGTGTCGGAGAGCCTCTGGACAGGGATGGCCGAGCACGGCGGTGTGAGTCCGTCGAAGCTCGGCATCTCGAATAGCGAGTTCCAAGCGCTCGCCCAGCGCTACAGCGGGGGCGGGACGTCGGGGACGGCGTCGGCGGCGACCGATGCGTTCTCCGGTGGTTCGTCGACGTCGACGGCCACTGGGAGTGGGTCGCTATCGGCGTCGGAGATCGCGGAGGCGATCCAGACGGCGCTCGATGGACTCGCCGTCCTCCTCAAGACGGACGACCCGACGCTCGACGAGGTTATCGACGACCGCGCGGACCTCGCCGTCGACGAAGCGCTCCAGAAAGAGAAGCTGAAGCAGGAGAACCGCGGACTCCGCGGCTAACCAGATATGACAGACGCATCTTGGACAGTTGGTGGTATCGTAACGGACGGCCTCGTCGGGAGCACGCCCGTCGTCAGCCCCGGAGGGACGCGTTCGCTGACCTTCCACTTCCACGAGTTCCTCACAGACGCCGTCGACGACTACCGCGTTCGCTACCAGGACCTCCGCGAGTACATCGAGTGGACGGCGGGCGACCCGGTGCGGACGTGGGTGAGCGACGGCGGCGATCCGTCCTATCGCGAGCGCGTCCCGGCCGGCGCGAGCTTCGACACGTTCGTCGTCGCCGTTGACCCCGGCGCGGACGTCGAGGCCGAAGGGTTCTGGGGCGTGGTCACGGGCGGGTCGGATGACTCTCGGCCGCCCGCCAGCGAGCGTACGCTCTCACTGGATGTGTTTGTGCTCGCACCACTCGATGAGTACGCGGACGATGAGGCCGTTGAGACCGCGTTTAAGACGGAGGTGATGTAGATGGTTACAGACACCATCTCGTGGGACTCGTGGGGCCATTACACGTGGACAGTCCCGCAAGGCGTCTCGTCGATAGATGTCACTCTGGAAGGGGCAGCGGGTGGTTCTAATAGCGACGTCAGCGGTGGGGTGGGGGGACTTGTTAAAGCAACAGTGCCGGTATCTGGAGGAGATACAATCGAAGTCTACGTCGGTGGCGGCGGAGACAACCCGACGTACGACAATGATTACGATCATTGGGGGGGATGGAATGGTGGCGGAGACGGTGGGCAGTACGAGACATACGGAGTCGGCGGTGGGGGCGGTGGAGCAACAGATATCCGAATTAACGGAACATCGTTGTCCGACCGCGTCCTTGTCGCCGCCGGCGGCGGCGGCATCGCGACCGACAACTACAGCGTCGAACTCGCTGGTGGTGACGGTGGTGGCGATACCGGCGACGACGGGGAATACGCATCGTACAACAACCTGTTTGCAGGAGAAGGGGGCACACAGTCTGCCGGCGGGAAGGGCGGAGACAACGGCGGCGAAGCTGGGTCTCTGGGAGCTGGTGGCGACGGAGATAGCGACTCATACGACCCAAATAAATTGGGGGCTGGTGGCGGTGGTGGCGGCTACTACGGCGGCGGCGGCGGCGGCGCAAAAACCAACAAGGAGATCGGGGCGGGTGGCGGTGGGAGTAATTACGTTGCGGGCATCGCAACAAGCACTCGAAATAACCAAGGCGGTGCTCAACCGGACCCATCTGTCTCTTCTGTCGACGGATCCGCGTCGATTACGTATGAGGTCCCGCCGCCTGGAACTCCCCAAGATGTCTCGCAGACGGTCGTCGGCGACGGCACCATCGATGTGTCGTGGTCCGCGGGGTCAGGCGGCGTGGCCGACCACTACGAGCTCGCCAAGAGCGAAGACGGCGGATCATGGTCGCTCGTCGACGGGAACGTCGCCGGGACATCGACCGCGGTGTCTGTCTCCCCGGGAGTCGACACGTTCCGGTGGCGTGTGAGAGCGGTTAACGACTCCGGGTCGAGTTCGTGGGGGTACAGCGCAACTGTCTCGACGGATATCGACGGGCTCTCTGTGACGTCGGTTGGCGCGGGCTCAGTGAGTGTCTCGTGGAGTGACGACGCGCCGCAGAAGGACGGCGCAGCGGTCTACATCGCGGAATCCTCCGGATCGTCTACCGGTGACTACTCTCTTGACCAGACGACATCGGCGTCGGCGACGTCCGCGACCATCACGGGACTCGTGAACGGCCGGACCTACTACGTCCGAGTGGCCGCGCAGTACGATGGCGGCACCAACAGCCCGCTCAGTAACGAGGTGTCGGCGACGACGGATCTGCCCGCGCCGACTCTGGAGTCGCTCGATGCGAGCACCCCGCGGGAGATTACGCTCTCGATTGCGAAGAACGACAACAATCCGGAGGGCGTGCTGGAGATCTGGCGCGCGACCCAGTCCGGCGTCCGCAGTAACGGCGTGCACTTCACGGACGTCGACGACACCACGACGTCCTACACCGACACCGGACGCCTCGACGGCGTCACCTATCACTACATGATCACCCGGAATACCAACGACGCCTACACGGACTCCGGGGAGCTCTCCGCGACGACGATCCTCCCCGCACCCACCAATCTGTCCTACGCTGCCGTCGACGAGGATGGTGCAGACCTCTCGTGGACGAATAACGCGAATAACGGCAGCTATCGCGTCGACATCCGGCATAACGGTGGGTCGTGGACCACCGTCGCGAGTGGAATCCCTCGGAGCGACGAAGCCTACTCGCTGAGCGGGCTCCTGCACGGCGAGGAATACGACGCTCGCGTGCTCATCGAGACGTCGGATGCCGGACCTGTGGAGGACGTATAGATGCCTGTCACATTCACTACCCTACTACCGGACGCAGAGCAGCCGACGCTCGGGAACGGCGTCGAGGACGAGGTCGCCGTCGACTGGCCGGACACGATTAACAACGGCCGATACCGCGTCGAGATCCGGGAGACCGGGCAGTCCGCGTGGGACTCATCGGCGACCGGCTACGCGCAGCAGATCGTCAACGACTCGACGACGTCGACGACGTTCGGCGGCCGGGAAGACGGCGAGAAGTACGAAGTCCGCCTCCGAACCGAGAGTAACGATGCGGGCGCGGGAGCGTGGACGACGCCGACGAGTATCGTCACGAAGTTCCCGGGTGCGACGAACCCCCAGATCACGGACGTCGCCGAGCGCGAGCTCACCCTGGAGTGGACGGACAACTCCGACAACGAGGATGGCTTCAAGGTCTTCCTCCGCGAGGAGCTCGACCCGCGCTTCGACACCGGCTTCGGCGACTGGCAAGAACACGCGGTGGCGGACCCGAATCAGACGTCGATTACGCTCACGGGCCTGCAGCCGAACCACGACTACGAGGTCTACGTTCGCGCGTTCACGGAGGACGCGCAAGCAGACTCCGTCGTCGTCGACACTACGACGCTCGTCGAGCACCCCGACTGCTGGCAGCTCGAACTCCGGAAGGGCGGGGAGATCGTCACGCTCTCCGAGGACATCGGCGCGCCATCCATCTCCCGGGAGCCGACCGCGCTCGCGTCGTGGAGCCTCGACGTCCCAGAAGCGGACTGGATCAAGGAGTGGAAGCTCGCCGACGCCTACCTCTGGTTCAACGGGGCTCTCGTTCTCCAGGGCGAGTTCGAGCGCGACTCACGCCGGGGGTCGGATGTCGAGATGACGCTCCACGGCTCAGGCGTGCTCGCGAAACTCGACCGAGGCGGCAACCGACATACCGCGGACAGCATCGAGGGCTGGAAGAGCATCCAGCAGTACCTCAACTCTCTCGACCGCGTCAACCCGACCGTCCACCCGCCGACGTCCAGCGTCGTCGACGAAGGCCTCGTCGTGCAGGATGGCGCGGACCAGTCGAGTCTGTCGAGCATCTTCGACACGAGCGACGGCACGCTTCCCGCCGAGGTCTCGAACGGCGTCGTCACGCCCCTCCAGACGGCGTTCCACGTCGACGCGCGAAACGCCGGTGGCGTGCACACGCAGACGGACGCGGCGCTCGGCGGGAGTGGGGACTACGTCGACGGGTTTGCTGCGTACCTCGCAAATAGTGGTGACCACGTCGACGGGACGGCCGTCCTCGACCACACCATCCCGGAGAGTGCGGTCGGGCTGGCAGTCCGGCAAGCAGCGGACGATACGGCCGGGATGGAGTATACCGTGGATGGGAACGTTGTCGACACCATCCCACAGGGCGCAAGCGGGATCGCGTTTAACTGGACGGACGTCGCGACCGGCGCGTACTCGAACGGCTCCGGCTATACTGGC
This sequence is a window from Halocalculus aciditolerans. Protein-coding genes within it:
- a CDS encoding phage tail tape measure protein → MFDSLVTGLTLNSKGFTAGATRAEQSMDSLEDRARSLGASMQDVGAQMSMFVSLPLLAAGAASVKVASDIQELQNRMEVTFGESTQQIVSWSKTFARETGRSRYQMQKLATTLGTTFSSMGFAEDRVISMSQKLSQLAVDLSSFYNVSTSDALNRLRSGLVGNHEALDKFGIAITEARLKQEAYRAGIAATGAELTEQEKILARMSLIQRSASDAQGDAARTSEEFANQLRSLKAQARETAAIYGEMLIPTAKTLVTTTRGLTEWFGSLSTRQRQVVIGLSAVAAAMGPLIFLLGTSLSLFAGASAGASALASAMGYLAAINTGAVVPSFLAVDVAAAPVLPILLALAGGAAVLGGAWATNFLGIRDKTEAAFGFIEKNWSTIRAIILALMGPIGWLYTAWDKNLLGIQNRVAQTQQWVTNNFGLIKDAAMFLIGPVGWLYLAWKNNLGGIRDITNSVASAVVGGIQWMLQQIEKVPGTVKSAINSIPGVTVNDLFPPKPGEAEARGQAAGEQTVAAYKDSISKSSASPFPSASASKQAGLTAGKAFSEGVQTGASGGAIKTSGLTPAMREFMKSHGDEYGFKTSNLEDTPMTVSESLWTGMAEHGGVSPSKLGISNSEFQALAQRYSGGGTSGTASAATDAFSGGSSTSTATGSGSLSASEIAEAIQTALDGLAVLLKTDDPTLDEVIDDRADLAVDEALQKEKLKQENRGLRG
- a CDS encoding fibronectin type III domain-containing protein encodes the protein MPVTFTTLLPDAEQPTLGNGVEDEVAVDWPDTINNGRYRVEIRETGQSAWDSSATGYAQQIVNDSTTSTTFGGREDGEKYEVRLRTESNDAGAGAWTTPTSIVTKFPGATNPQITDVAERELTLEWTDNSDNEDGFKVFLREELDPRFDTGFGDWQEHAVADPNQTSITLTGLQPNHDYEVYVRAFTEDAQADSVVVDTTTLVEHPDCWQLELRKGGEIVTLSEDIGAPSISREPTALASWSLDVPEADWIKEWKLADAYLWFNGALVLQGEFERDSRRGSDVEMTLHGSGVLAKLDRGGNRHTADSIEGWKSIQQYLNSLDRVNPTVHPPTSSVVDEGLVVQDGADQSSLSSIFDTSDGTLPAEVSNGVVTPLQTAFHVDARNAGGVHTQTDAALGGSGDYVDGFAAYLANSGDHVDGTAVLDHTIPESAVGLAVRQAADDTAGMEYTVDGNVVDTIPQGASGIAFNWTDVATGAYSNGSGYTGGDLSGSVSISVEATSVGSGEAMAVDWIVLYDKRYYDIEDFPEATDSNQQLPGPAEYPAVDIPTTAFSQSYNITVAHVTTDASSTDGAFALAATNDGGDTWVSASGSASADLSFDTLGTTIQGRVTLGPTGTSSSTPTQGVDAQTISSWELAIDTNSIAVFDDEEYVGTPWENLQRMCSDAGMLATAEYRDDDQIDVVVMEPGAVTKTADWERLDYTRDNDWSKYANVLSAFGAEQEDGTRLEAAARSQSEVDQYGEREGKALFKPEISNEQQLKNLVRVELSKLIAKRDPSASVDIAPQAIAPGYAYEVPCLDGEEVVLWRTEVDDRSSGRGSLEFGEPDDLADVFRQIHVDVRDVKDVV
- a CDS encoding glycine-rich protein, translating into MVTDTISWDSWGHYTWTVPQGVSSIDVTLEGAAGGSNSDVSGGVGGLVKATVPVSGGDTIEVYVGGGGDNPTYDNDYDHWGGWNGGGDGGQYETYGVGGGGGGATDIRINGTSLSDRVLVAAGGGGIATDNYSVELAGGDGGGDTGDDGEYASYNNLFAGEGGTQSAGGKGGDNGGEAGSLGAGGDGDSDSYDPNKLGAGGGGGGYYGGGGGGAKTNKEIGAGGGGSNYVAGIATSTRNNQGGAQPDPSVSSVDGSASITYEVPPPGTPQDVSQTVVGDGTIDVSWSAGSGGVADHYELAKSEDGGSWSLVDGNVAGTSTAVSVSPGVDTFRWRVRAVNDSGSSSWGYSATVSTDIDGLSVTSVGAGSVSVSWSDDAPQKDGAAVYIAESSGSSTGDYSLDQTTSASATSATITGLVNGRTYYVRVAAQYDGGTNSPLSNEVSATTDLPAPTLESLDASTPREITLSIAKNDNNPEGVLEIWRATQSGVRSNGVHFTDVDDTTTSYTDTGRLDGVTYHYMITRNTNDAYTDSGELSATTILPAPTNLSYAAVDEDGADLSWTNNANNGSYRVDIRHNGGSWTTVASGIPRSDEAYSLSGLLHGEEYDARVLIETSDAGPVEDV